One window from the genome of Bdellovibrio sp. NC01 encodes:
- the murA gene encoding UDP-N-acetylglucosamine 1-carboxyvinyltransferase, translated as MDKMVVTGNGPLRGTVAASGAKNAALPILFSTLLAEGRHVFKNVPKLKDIESTAELLESLGCVTKWEGDAFTVTVSPLQSYEASYDLVRKMRASFLCMGPMLAKYGEAVVSQPGGCAIGSRPIDLHLEGFKALGATITQKEGYVHAASPKLKGSTFLFETVTVGGTENVMMAATLAEGVTVLENAAKEPEIVDLAEYLNKMGAKITGHGTSVIRIEGVKKLHPAEHSIMPDRIEAGTLLIAGAITKGQVTVTKCVPSHLEALILKMRESGFKIETTADSMTVYPADKWEAVDVTTAPHPLFPTDLQAQFMALMTVAQGTSVITETVFENRFMHVTELTRLGADITPKTRVAVIRGNPGKLTGAPVMATDLRASASLVLTGLIAEGETVVNRIYHLDRGYEKLEDKLSSLGATIRRTE; from the coding sequence ATGGATAAAATGGTAGTAACAGGCAATGGCCCTTTGCGTGGAACAGTTGCGGCAAGTGGCGCGAAAAACGCGGCTCTTCCGATTCTTTTCTCAACTCTGTTAGCAGAAGGCCGACACGTTTTCAAAAACGTTCCAAAACTAAAAGATATCGAATCAACTGCAGAGCTTCTTGAAAGCTTGGGTTGTGTGACGAAATGGGAAGGCGATGCTTTCACTGTCACAGTAAGTCCGCTTCAATCTTACGAAGCGTCTTATGACCTTGTTCGTAAAATGCGCGCAAGCTTCTTGTGCATGGGACCTATGCTTGCGAAGTATGGCGAAGCCGTTGTGTCTCAGCCAGGCGGTTGTGCAATTGGTTCTCGTCCTATCGACTTGCATCTTGAAGGCTTCAAAGCTTTGGGTGCAACGATCACACAAAAAGAAGGTTACGTTCACGCGGCTTCTCCGAAATTGAAAGGTTCCACTTTCTTGTTCGAGACAGTGACTGTCGGCGGAACTGAAAACGTGATGATGGCGGCAACTCTTGCTGAAGGCGTGACGGTTTTAGAAAACGCCGCAAAGGAACCGGAGATCGTAGATCTTGCAGAGTACTTAAATAAAATGGGCGCGAAGATCACTGGTCACGGTACAAGTGTGATTCGTATTGAAGGTGTTAAAAAACTTCACCCAGCAGAACACTCAATCATGCCAGATCGTATCGAAGCAGGTACGTTGTTGATCGCAGGCGCAATCACAAAAGGCCAAGTCACTGTGACTAAATGTGTACCATCACACTTGGAAGCTTTGATTTTAAAAATGCGTGAATCAGGTTTCAAAATCGAAACGACTGCTGATTCAATGACAGTCTATCCAGCAGACAAATGGGAAGCGGTTGACGTAACAACAGCTCCTCACCCATTGTTCCCAACAGATCTTCAAGCGCAGTTCATGGCATTGATGACGGTTGCTCAAGGCACAAGCGTCATTACAGAAACAGTTTTCGAAAACCGCTTCATGCACGTGACTGAACTGACTCGTTTGGGCGCAGACATCACACCAAAAACAAGAGTCGCAGTAATCCGCGGCAACCCAGGAAAACTAACAGGCGCCCCAGTTATGGCAACAGACCTAAGAGCCAGCGCTTCATTGGTACTAACTGGTTTGATCGCCGAAGGCGAAACAGTAGTAAACCGCATCTACCACTTGGACCGCGGCTACGAAAAACTAGAAGACAAGCTATCATCATTAGGCGCAACAATCCGCCGCACGGAATAG